Genomic window (Capsicum annuum cultivar UCD-10X-F1 chromosome 10, UCD10Xv1.1, whole genome shotgun sequence):
TAAATACTGATACTAGAGAATCTTTTGTCCTGCTGACAAGCAAGGGAAGATCGAGACTGCCAGTGGTTTCACCAGTATCTGTGGTACCATATGGAGCATGTGCTTTATATCAAACATTGTTTGTCAACCAAATAAGGATTACAATCCTGTTTTGGCCATTCTTCTCAATAGGTATGAATGATGGATGAAGTTTGCAAGCATAAGTAATTGTCAGATTCACAATGGTTAAAATGGCTTTGTGATGCAAAGTGGGTTTTCTTCTTTTATGGTTGCATATAACAAATCGTCATCTTATAACTTCTGGTTTTCTAGTTTCGATATGATGTTTCAAATTGGCCCTGCAGGAGGAGATCATATAGGAGCGAGCTCATGTTGATAGAGTGGAATACAAAGGAGCATTCGCTCCATGTAATATATCAGTATTCTGAACCTGGACCACTAGCACATCATATCGTGGAAGTTCCTCATTCTTATGGAATTTTGTTAGTATTTCGTGCTGGGGATGCTATTGTGATGGACTTCAGAGATCCTCATAACCCTTGTTTTCTTTATCGAATAAGTTTAAATTTTACACCTCCTTCAGTTGAGGAGCAGAATTTTGTAGAAGAGACTATTAGAATTCCCGATATTGTAGACGAAGATTATAGTGTTGCTGCATCATTGCTTGAGCTCAGTGATTCGAATAAAAATGACCCGATGAACATTGATGACGATAGCAATGTAAAGCCTGGTTCGAATTTCGTGTGCTCATGGAGTTGGAATCCTGGAAATGAGAACAATCCTAGAATGATATTTTGTGCAGACTCTGGAGAGCTTTTCttgattgaatttttatttgattccGATGGCCTGAAAGTATCTCTGTCTGACTGTCTTTACAAGACTCTACCAGCCAAGGCTCTTTTGTGGGTGAGAGGTGGACTTTTGGCAGTTATTGTTGAGATGGGTGATGGGATGGTGTTAAAAATTGAAGAGGGAAGACTTGTTTATAGAAGTCCAATCCAAAATATCGCACCAATATTGGATATGTCGGTTGTGGATTACCATGATGAGAAACATGATCAAATGTTTGCATGCTGTGGGATGGCACCTGAAGGATCTCTACGAGTTATACGTAGTGGCATCAGCGTAGAGAAATTGTTGAAAACTGCTCCGATTTATCACGGTATTTCTGGAACTTGGACAATTAAAATGAAACTTGCTGATTCTTATCATTCTTTCCTAGTACTGTCTTTTGTTGAAGAGACCAGGGTGCTATCTGTTGGTGTGAGCTTTTCTGATGTAACCGACTTCATGGGTTTCCAACCTGATGTTTGCACGTTGGCATGTGGTCTCGTGGGCGATGGTCTGGTGGTGCAAATCCACCAGACTGCTGTGAGACTCTGTGCACCTATTACTGCTGCACATCCAGATGGTATTGATTCGTCGTCACCAACTTTCACCTCGTGGTCCCCTGATAATATGACAATAAGCCTGGGAGCTGTAGGGCCTAATTTGATAGTTGTTGCAACTTCCAGTCCATGTTTCTTATTCATTCTTGGCATCAGGACCATATCAGCCCATCATTATGAAATATACCAGATGCAACATGTGAAGTTGCAAGATGAACTCTCCTGCATCTCTATCCCCCAAAGACGCCTTGAGCAAACATCTTTTATCTCTAGAACTAATAATACAAATGGAGTTCCTCTGGATTCTCTTCCGAACGGATTGGACATTCGTAACACCTTCGTGATTGGTACACATAAGCCTTCTGTAGAAGTTCTATCATTTACTTCTGATAAGGGTATGAGTGTTCTTGCTGTTGGGTCTATAACCTTAACAAACACTCTTGGAACAACTGTAAGTGGATGCATCCCTCAAGACGTAAGACTTGTACTCGTCGATCGGCTTTATGTTCTTTCAGGATTGAGGAATGGTATGCTACTCAGATTTGAGTGGCCTTCTATCTCGACAGTTTCCTCACTGGTCTCGCCTGGCCTTCAAACTTTTGACAATTCTTGTATGGCCAATTGCACTAGTTCCTCAATCTTTGCATCTCAGAATTTTAGAACTCAACCTATGCAAGTGTCCAGTTTATTGGACAAAACGAAGGATTTTCCTGTTTATCTGCAGTTAGTTGCAGTTCGTCGGATTGGCATCACTCCTGTTTTTTTGATTCCACTAAATGATTCTCTTGATGCGGATGTGATCGCTCTAAGCGATAGGCCCTGGCTACTGCAAAGTGCAAGGCATAGCctctcatatacttcaatatcttttCCACCTTCCACGCATGTTACCCCAGTCTGTTCAACTGAATGTCCCAAGGGAATTATCTTTGTTGCTGAAAACAGTCTTCATTTGGTAAGAAGAGAAGTCCACATTTCTATTGATAACAAAGCTCAACGCCTCATCATTGATATCTGACCTCCCTAGTTGCACTTGTAATTTACATATTATATGTTGGATAGGCAAATACAAGCCATATGATGGGTGGATTTCTTCTTGTTGCCCTCATGTCAGATGCTCAATATCACACTTTATTCATGTCGCCAGTGATCCTGTTTGCATGACTTCCGTATCCTCCCccttcaaaaaggaaaaaaaaaagtatataattAGAGAAGGAAAACTAAGAAAAGGAGGTTGAGTGTTTTTAGTCGTATATATTTATCTGGCCTTTGTACACCTTTAATAGTCAGACAAAATGGCCATCTTTTGTTTTTTCAGGTGGAAATGGTGCCTAGTAAACGGCTTAATGTCCAGAAATTTCATTTTGGCGGCACTCCTCGAAAGGTTCTATATCATAGTGAAAGCAGGTTGTTGCTTGTATTAAGGACTGATCTCAGCGATGATTTATGTTCATCTGATGTCTGCTGCATAGATCCTCTCAGTGGGTCGGTGTTATCATCCTTTAAGTTTGAGCCTGGGGAGATAGGAAAATGCATGGAGTTGGTAAAAACCGGAAACGAACAAGTTCTTGTTGTTGGAACTGGTCTCTCTTCTGGTCCAGCTATAATGCCTAGTGGTGAAGCTGAAAGGTTAGTGCCGTCCGCTAAAAGATTATTGCATTTTACCTCCATAAATCTACAAACTGTTTATTgtcattgattttattttcttccccagtggccaatactagcTCTTTTCTTGGTAAATCTTTGTTTGTCTGAAGTGTATacatgaattgcatgtttattttttgttttaataaaaataacttttgacaGTACAAAGGGCCGTCTAATAGTTCTTTGCCTCGAGCAAATGCAAAACTCAGATAGTGGATCAATTGCATTTTCTTCGAGGGCAGGATCATCTTCTCAACGGACTTCACCTTTCCGTGAGATTGGTGGATATGCCGCTGAACAGCTGTCTGGCAGTAGTCTCTGTAGTAGTCCTGACGATAACAGCTGTGACGGGGTTAAGCTTGAGGAAAGTGAAGCATGGCACTTAAGATTAGGTTGTTCAACCACTTGGCCTGGAATGGTGCTTGCAGTCTGCCCATATCTTGATCGTTATTTCTTGGCCTCTGCGGCTAATTGTGTAAGTTGAAATAAATCTCACCTGTAGACTTTCTTGCAAATCTAGTGTTACCTCTTACTAAAAATATGTTGCTTCCTTTTTCATAATCCCTGCAGTTTTATGTTTGTGGTTTTCCAAATGATAATTCCCAAAGAGTCAGACGCCTAGCAGTAGGGAGAACACGgttcatgatcatgacacttactGCTCACTTCACTAGAATTGCTGTTGGTGATTGTCGTGATGGTGTCCTCTTCTACTCGTATCAAGAGGTGAGTAGTTAGAGTTGATTTACTTTAAAAACCTCCATTTTCTTGGGTTGTTTGTTAGGTGGATGGAAATTTGGAATTCCCTTTCTAGGTTTTCATTTGCAGGGCACGTGAAAATACTTTTcatagatattattattttgcaTTCGTAGATTAGAAACTTGTTGCCTTACAAGCTATCTTCTTCTGTCTTGTGACCAGGATGCAAGAAAACTAGATCAAGTTTACTGTGACCCTGTCCAGAGGTTAGTTGCTGATTGCACTCTTATGGATGGAGACATAGCTGCTGTTTCAGATCGAAAAGGGAGTTTAGCCATTTTATCATGTTCGAATCACTCTGAAGGTAAATTCAACTTACACTAACTATATAAATCCCATTTCTAGAATGCAACTGCATAGGAAAAGAAAGATCAGGATCTCTGTATGGTTTATGCTACTTCTGATGTTGTTTTTATTAGCTGAGATTCGGATGCACATCCTTATCGCCTTGTTTCTCGTGCTTTTCTTCATCtactaactattttttatttaaatgctTTGCTTGTTcgtatttcttctttttctccctGTTTCTTTAAACAAaaatatggttttgttttgtaGATAATTCCAGTCCAGAATGCAATCTAGCTCTAACTTGTTCATTCTACATGGGTGAGATAGCTATAAGAATTCGAAAGGTAAGCACTTGGTTGGAGCTTTtcggttttgaatgatgggtttaGACCATGCGTGTCAAAGATGATAATATTTAAGCCCTATAATGCACCTTCTGATGAGTCTTCTTCTTGTTTGCCCTTATGAAGTCGTATAAATGATTTAAGCAAATCATATATAATACTTGTCATCGGAATGCTGTAGTACTTTCCTGTAGGAGATAATGGTTGGATGCCAAGATAGACATTTACGAAATTTATGGTCCAGAAAGTAGATAGAATGGATATCGAGAATATGGAGAAGATGACCAATCCAACAGTCTTGAACACACAGAATTTGTGATAGACTAGAAAATtcgatgttatattttatatgtCAAGGAATCTGAAAAGACAAAAATCACCTTTTGCTGCATTGCAAGGTCATGAATCACTAACCAGTTACAGAATCCTGTATTTAAACATTTCTGTATTCTCTTAGATGATGCCCCAAGCTATGAAAGAACAAATATGGTGCTCAGTGGTGACGCAGATGAGGTTGTGCGTAGACAAACATGAACAATTTCCTAGGTTCTGAACTTGATGCTCGAGGGAGATGGAGAGGAAAAAAAATTTTCTCTGTCCATCTATAGCAAATTGTCTGATGTCATTATTTGTTTACCTCTTaacttaaaatttgtattttgtattatatatttaacataagAGTATTCAACTTTAATTCAGATTATTCTTATACCTCTTCttattcaattaatttaatatgGATTTAATTGTTTACATATGTAATGTTAAGTTAAAATTAAATCAACACTCAAAACACATTCGCTTTAAAAAAGAGAATATTTAGTGACATCGGCTTAACAAATTGTAAATGACTTAATGTAGTCGGTCTGAAACCTGCTTTAAGTTTTGCTTATTCCCACAGATTGTTAGCAGTTTGATGGAATGGGATATGAAGTTTGATGATTTGCGAAAAAATACTGCAGTGTCATATTGTCATTTCCTTGACTTAATTTTGGCGACAGCTTCAATTGATTCGATTTGAGCAATATTCTGTTGTAGGGGTCATTTTCCTATAAACTTCCAGCAGATGATGCACTTAGGGCCTGTCAAGTTGCGAGCAATGTCGGTGACATATCACAAAATAGCATCATGGCTAGTACGCTTTTAGGGAGCATAATTATTTTCATCCCTCTTGCTAGGTATCTTACAACATCCTGTCAAATTTATTGTTCATGTCACCTGAAAAACTTAAGTGTCTATCTTCATCGGTTGTGCTTCGGTCATTCTCTGACCTATAAtttctcatgtattttttttcttttagtcttgtATGTGAGCAgctaactaaaaatatgaattatcGGATAATAACACACTTTGGTGGTTGCTTGAGTTCAAATTAGCAAATTCTCCTCATTGAGATGTTAAATAGCTAAATATATTCATTTTTAGATGTCCTAGCATGTTGGCTCTACTGTAGTATTAGAATGCCAGTTTTGGGACTTCTCATGGCTCTTGTTTGTGAAATTTGAACTGATTGAATTCAACTATTCTTTTGAATGACTAGTATAGGGCATCCCGAGTTGGATTCCTGCTTTGCAGTAGTTTAGGAGTTAATAGTTTCTCTAAGTACAGTATCTGCTGTCTCTTTTCTTCTTACCCCACTACTTGCTGTCCAGCAGAGATGGGTGAGGAATCAGGGTTTAGATAATAGGAAGGGAAGTGGTCATAAGTAGTTTAGTTTCTGGAGTGTAACATGGATCCAGTGTTGAAGCATTTTTAAGTGGATGCCAAattcaagccgtggaaacagtctcttgcagaaatgtgGGGCAAGGCCGCGTACCATAAACGCTTGTAGTATACCCTTCCCTGGACTCCACGCATAGCAGcaagagctttagtgcaccggactgctcCTTTGCCAAAATATAGTATTTTCAGTTGGCTTTATCTATTTTCTCTGCAAAAGATTATTGTTGAAGTAACTTTGAAAAGATTTACTTTATCATAGGGAGGAATATGATCTCTTAGAAGCAGTACAGGCTAGGCTTGTCATCCATCCACTGACTGCTCCAATATTGGGAAACGACCATACTGAATATCGCTGTCGTGGGAGCATGGTAAGAGATGTAACTTTTGTTGAAGATCTGAGAACTTCTAGTGGTTTTTCTGTTTAttacttctattttatattaatatttttttggaataGCATGGTCCATTAGGATTCATATAGCCGATCCTGACTTGCAAATTACAGGCTAAGGCACCTAAAGCTCTGGATGGTGATATGCTTGCTCAGTTCTTGGAGCTTACTAGCATGCAACAAGAAGCTGTATTAGCATTGCCTCTTGCCGCACAAAACACAATCACGTTCAATTCAAAGCAATCTCCTACTCCAATTACTGTTAATCAGGTTGTGCGTCTGCTAGAACGTGTTCATTATGCGCTGAACTGAATATCAAGTCTTTTAACTTGGTCCTTGATTGACTGCCAAATCAAGTGTCCTTGCTCCAGACTATCGTCAGTGCCAATGCGTATCTGTTCATATTTTCAGAAGCACGGTGATCTGTGACTGCTAGAAGATGTTTGGAGCTAGATTGAACATTGTCTACATGCAAGGGTATTCTGCAATGTTTGGGTGTCTTCGTTGTGTTTGGGGTGGGAAGTGGGGTGGAGGGGTGATGCCATTCAGAAATAAATTTGCAGGGTACCTCTTCCATGGTCTTCGTCTATACACAGTTTTGTATGGAAAGTTTTCGAGTTTATGTACAACGCCTTGCTGAGAAACTCTTGCTGTAAATTGTGGCTGCATTAGCTTAAGTTAATTGTTGtaaatatatctttttatttgtcGCAGCAGCCTTGATGGACAAAGTTATTCGGTAAACTAATCGAggtgcaacaacaacaacaacatacccagtgtattcccacctagtggggtcttgagagggtagagtgtatgcagacaaTACCCCTTTTGTTAGCGTGTTATTAACTGAAATAACGAGTTGCATGAGTGTAATGAAATTAAGTGCCAGGCTTTTCACGGAACCAAAAATGAATAAATGACCATTACATTATACAAAGGACATAGTAAgacattaaattttaaaaactgacAGCTGATGACTAATTCAAATTTGGTGGTTAGCAGTTGGGTATATTTTGATGGAGTTGGATGCATAGGAGGATCACTATGACTATAATCTAGAGATAGATgtaaatgatttatttgatattaCGATGACCCGTTACATAGGTTTGCTTTCACTTTTGTAGGTTGGTTCGGTTTATTGCTCTTTCCTTGCGCCTATTTCGCTTTAAGGGATTGGTTCACAAATCCTCCATATCAACGATTCCTTATCTGTAAGAATATAGTACGTAAATGATCTCTTATAcgaatttatgatttaaatagatgagaaaatatttaatagaagATCTTATACgttttatttacatattattttgtaTTACGTGCCTTcttatattgaaaattatcaaaaataacaaaacatatctAGTGTAATCTTATAGGCAGATATAATATAGCTAAATTAACATTAGTAATAGACTATAAAATCAGATCTTCCAAGCATAAAAATTCAAAGGAATAtgctattttaaaaataaaaaataaaaaaaatatgagccGTTCAAAATAGACTAGTCATTTTCAAGTAGAAATTTAATCCATAATTGCATTTTCATTAGTCTATAATTAACCAAGTCAATGGGTAAATATTTTCCTATAtaatccttttccttttttaaaaaaaagaatcttgtccctatcattttttttctttaagattTATCCAATTGTCAATTAGAGTGTGTCATGCTTTTTGATTTCTACTTTCTAAGGAAATGGATAATGACTTATTTGGTTTATCAATTAGTCTTAAGATTctttcattttaaaattcttttgagtGACATTTTCTACACAACACAAtcacaaaaattcaattattGTTATTCACAAAGTAAGTGACTAACAACACAGCCCGCCACGACAACAATAATTAGCAGTAATATAATACTAGTCAAAAGAaaactatataatatatatgtgttAACATATGGCTTATGTTTCATTACTaaagcaaaaaaatattattttaaaaatatttttatgtaatctaGCAGAATATTATACGTCAGGATATGGTAGAGATAGTCGAGGGCCAGAGTTGGGGTCGTTGGGTGCATGTCGGAGAGACAATGAACTTGAAATATCGCTTATGcaacttatttttctattttcgtcaGTAAAGTACGAcgattaaaataaaataaaaatgtgattAATATGTTTTAAACTATAGCCGTCGCAATAGTGGAATCTTattattaaacaaatattttaaacattCAAAAACATAAACTTACCTGATACATTATGTATAATAAAATTAACTTAGTCTAACATTAAGGGCCTATTCttgtttttatgttttagtttaaTTAGAACAAATTTAAATATAATCACCACTACTATGCACGTGTTGATTtcacattttttattattatcaagtTGCCAAAATACTTGTACATgattcataaacatatcataaaagTTCATTGAGGTGATCAACAGCGCGCTATCTAAGTGGTGTTTTCTTTTGaaattatttcttttactttctCTGTCTGCTATTCCATCCACTAAACTGTCAGTATCGAGACAAGTTCAGAATGTTGACTGAGCgtaaattagtctgttgaggcaGTCACAAACTTGCTGAAGTTAAAAACAGCGGATCGGTAGCAATCACAAGAATCCTCATGATATAAATGAATTTTCTTTGTCCACAAACTGATTATCCTCTTGTGatacaagaaaataatatttgtaacgagtttcatttaaattgattttgattttatgcTCTAATATTTGTAACGAGTAGATTAATCTATACTTATTCGATTAGGTTCATTATTAGGGTGACTTTTAGATGTATTATATAGGgaaaattattatttactttGTTGACTAATAATTACACTTTAATGGAATATATAGCATATAATTAAATAACAAtaaaagaaacacaataattattttgttttacACGCAATTAAATTCACAATTAAGAAGGGCCATGTGCATCACAACTCTAGTTACCTTTAATCATTAGGGAAACTTTTTTGAAGGTTGCAAGTGTATAATATCACAAATGGATCGGTAAGGATGACTGAGTTGGTGTAACGACCGGTACTCATGACGAAGGTCAAGGGTCAATTTCCCTTGCCAACATCTTCAATTCTTAGTCGAGTTTATCGCATCAAACTTATATAATATCCCAAATGGACCAGTAAGAAGGACTGAATTAGTGTAACGAGTGGTATTCATAAGGAGGGTCAAGGATTAATTTCCCTTGCCAACATCTTCTTGGTCGAGTTTGGCGCACCAGACTTGTATGATATCGAAATGGAACTTATAAGGATGGTTGAGTTAGTGTCGCAGGTGGTATCCTTAAGGGAGGTTAGAGATTGATTTCCGCATCGACGTCCTTCAGTTGAACTCGTCGCACTAGACTTATCTAACGTTATATACCTTACATGTGATTTACAAGTTATTGTACAGAAAAAGATTTACGCTTTACATACCCGAAGAATAGCAAC
Coding sequences:
- the LOC107854861 gene encoding pre-mRNA-splicing factor prp12 isoform X2; its protein translation is MAVSEEESSSSSGAGSSKSGSGGCNGGCYLAKTVLRGSVVLQVVYGRIRSSTSYDVVFGKETSIELVIIDEDGVVQSICEQPVFGIIKDIAVLPWNEKFRVGSPQLLGKDLLVVISDSGKLSVLRFCNEMHRFFAVTHIQLSSSGNPMDQIGRMLAVDSNGCFIAASAYEDSLALFSRSASAGSDIIDKRIFCPADKQGKIETASGFTSICGTIWSMCFISNIVCQPNKDYNPVLAILLNRRRSYRSELMLIEWNTKEHSLHVIYQYSEPGPLAHHIVEVPHSYGILLVFRAGDAIVMDFRDPHNPCFLYRISLNFTPPSVEEQNFVEETIRIPDIVDEDYSVAASLLELSDSNKNDPMNIDDDSNVKPGSNFVCSWSWNPGNENNPRMIFCADSGELFLIEFLFDSDGLKVSLSDCLYKTLPAKALLWVRGGLLAVIVEMGDGMVLKIEEGRLVYRSPIQNIAPILDMSVVDYHDEKHDQMFACCGMAPEGSLRVIRSGISVEKLLKTAPIYHGISGTWTIKMKLADSYHSFLVLSFVEETRVLSVGVSFSDVTDFMGFQPDVCTLACGLVGDGLVVQIHQTAVRLCAPITAAHPDGIDSSSPTFTSWSPDNMTISLGAVGPNLIVVATSSPCFLFILGIRTISAHHYEIYQMQHVKLQDELSCISIPQRRLEQTSFISRTNNTNGVPLDSLPNGLDIRNTFVIGTHKPSVEVLSFTSDKGMSVLAVGSITLTNTLGTTVSGCIPQDVRLVLVDRLYVLSGLRNGMLLRFEWPSISTVSSLVSPGLQTFDNSCMANCTSSSIFASQNFRTQPMQVSSLLDKTKDFPVYLQLVAVRRIGITPVFLIPLNDSLDADVIALSDRPWLLQSARHSLSYTSISFPPSTHVTPVCSTECPKGIIFVAENSLHLVEMVPSKRLNVQKFHFGGTPRKVLYHSESRLLLVLRTDLSDDLCSSDVCCIDPLSGSVLSSFKFEPGEIGKCMELVKTGNEQVLVVGTGLSSGPAIMPSGEAESTKGRLIVLCLEQMQNSDSGSIAFSSRAGSSSQRTSPFREIGGYAAEQLSGSSLCSSPDDNSCDGVKLEESEAWHLRLGCSTTWPGMVLAVCPYLDRYFLASAANCFYVCGFPNDNSQRVRRLAVGRTRFMIMTLTAHFTRIAVGDCRDGVLFYSYQEDARKLDQVYCDPVQRLVADCTLMDGDIAAVSDRKGSLAILSCSNHSEDNSSPECNLALTCSFYMGEIAIRIRKGSFSYKLPADDALRACQVASNVGDISQNSIMASTLLGSIIIFIPLAREEYDLLEAVQARLVIHPLTAPILGNDHTEYRCRGSMDSYSRS
- the LOC107854861 gene encoding pre-mRNA-splicing factor prp12 isoform X1; amino-acid sequence: MAVSEEESSSSSGAGSSKSGSGGCNGGCYLAKTVLRGSVVLQVVYGRIRSSTSYDVVFGKETSIELVIIDEDGVVQSICEQPVFGIIKDIAVLPWNEKFRVGSPQLLGKDLLVVISDSGKLSVLRFCNEMHRFFAVTHIQLSSSGNPMDQIGRMLAVDSNGCFIAASAYEDSLALFSRSASAGSDIIDKRIFCPADKQGKIETASGFTSICGTIWSMCFISNIVCQPNKDYNPVLAILLNRRRSYRSELMLIEWNTKEHSLHVIYQYSEPGPLAHHIVEVPHSYGILLVFRAGDAIVMDFRDPHNPCFLYRISLNFTPPSVEEQNFVEETIRIPDIVDEDYSVAASLLELSDSNKNDPMNIDDDSNVKPGSNFVCSWSWNPGNENNPRMIFCADSGELFLIEFLFDSDGLKVSLSDCLYKTLPAKALLWVRGGLLAVIVEMGDGMVLKIEEGRLVYRSPIQNIAPILDMSVVDYHDEKHDQMFACCGMAPEGSLRVIRSGISVEKLLKTAPIYHGISGTWTIKMKLADSYHSFLVLSFVEETRVLSVGVSFSDVTDFMGFQPDVCTLACGLVGDGLVVQIHQTAVRLCAPITAAHPDGIDSSSPTFTSWSPDNMTISLGAVGPNLIVVATSSPCFLFILGIRTISAHHYEIYQMQHVKLQDELSCISIPQRRLEQTSFISRTNNTNGVPLDSLPNGLDIRNTFVIGTHKPSVEVLSFTSDKGMSVLAVGSITLTNTLGTTVSGCIPQDVRLVLVDRLYVLSGLRNGMLLRFEWPSISTVSSLVSPGLQTFDNSCMANCTSSSIFASQNFRTQPMQVSSLLDKTKDFPVYLQLVAVRRIGITPVFLIPLNDSLDADVIALSDRPWLLQSARHSLSYTSISFPPSTHVTPVCSTECPKGIIFVAENSLHLVEMVPSKRLNVQKFHFGGTPRKVLYHSESRLLLVLRTDLSDDLCSSDVCCIDPLSGSVLSSFKFEPGEIGKCMELVKTGNEQVLVVGTGLSSGPAIMPSGEAESTKGRLIVLCLEQMQNSDSGSIAFSSRAGSSSQRTSPFREIGGYAAEQLSGSSLCSSPDDNSCDGVKLEESEAWHLRLGCSTTWPGMVLAVCPYLDRYFLASAANCFYVCGFPNDNSQRVRRLAVGRTRFMIMTLTAHFTRIAVGDCRDGVLFYSYQEDARKLDQVYCDPVQRLVADCTLMDGDIAAVSDRKGSLAILSCSNHSEDNSSPECNLALTCSFYMGEIAIRIRKGSFSYKLPADDALRACQVASNVGDISQNSIMASTLLGSIIIFIPLAREEYDLLEAVQARLVIHPLTAPILGNDHTEYRCRGSMAKAPKALDGDMLAQFLELTSMQQEAVLALPLAAQNTITFNSKQSPTPITVNQVVRLLERVHYALN
- the LOC107854861 gene encoding pre-mRNA-splicing factor prp12 isoform X3, giving the protein MLIEWNTKEHSLHVIYQYSEPGPLAHHIVEVPHSYGILLVFRAGDAIVMDFRDPHNPCFLYRISLNFTPPSVEEQNFVEETIRIPDIVDEDYSVAASLLELSDSNKNDPMNIDDDSNVKPGSNFVCSWSWNPGNENNPRMIFCADSGELFLIEFLFDSDGLKVSLSDCLYKTLPAKALLWVRGGLLAVIVEMGDGMVLKIEEGRLVYRSPIQNIAPILDMSVVDYHDEKHDQMFACCGMAPEGSLRVIRSGISVEKLLKTAPIYHGISGTWTIKMKLADSYHSFLVLSFVEETRVLSVGVSFSDVTDFMGFQPDVCTLACGLVGDGLVVQIHQTAVRLCAPITAAHPDGIDSSSPTFTSWSPDNMTISLGAVGPNLIVVATSSPCFLFILGIRTISAHHYEIYQMQHVKLQDELSCISIPQRRLEQTSFISRTNNTNGVPLDSLPNGLDIRNTFVIGTHKPSVEVLSFTSDKGMSVLAVGSITLTNTLGTTVSGCIPQDVRLVLVDRLYVLSGLRNGMLLRFEWPSISTVSSLVSPGLQTFDNSCMANCTSSSIFASQNFRTQPMQVSSLLDKTKDFPVYLQLVAVRRIGITPVFLIPLNDSLDADVIALSDRPWLLQSARHSLSYTSISFPPSTHVTPVCSTECPKGIIFVAENSLHLVEMVPSKRLNVQKFHFGGTPRKVLYHSESRLLLVLRTDLSDDLCSSDVCCIDPLSGSVLSSFKFEPGEIGKCMELVKTGNEQVLVVGTGLSSGPAIMPSGEAESTKGRLIVLCLEQMQNSDSGSIAFSSRAGSSSQRTSPFREIGGYAAEQLSGSSLCSSPDDNSCDGVKLEESEAWHLRLGCSTTWPGMVLAVCPYLDRYFLASAANCFYVCGFPNDNSQRVRRLAVGRTRFMIMTLTAHFTRIAVGDCRDGVLFYSYQEDARKLDQVYCDPVQRLVADCTLMDGDIAAVSDRKGSLAILSCSNHSEDNSSPECNLALTCSFYMGEIAIRIRKGSFSYKLPADDALRACQVASNVGDISQNSIMASTLLGSIIIFIPLAREEYDLLEAVQARLVIHPLTAPILGNDHTEYRCRGSMAKAPKALDGDMLAQFLELTSMQQEAVLALPLAAQNTITFNSKQSPTPITVNQVVRLLERVHYALN